The following are from one region of the Abditibacteriota bacterium genome:
- a CDS encoding ComEC/Rec2 family competence protein produces MRRILFAGDPFPPRRLLLVTVYYILGILAGDVCSFGVCLLLALIPLAAGARVRSSFVCLLALCFAAGSGIYTLHRLLPPDHIANITSPVTAVSGTVVSVPEFSCYEGQLMRVTSAETPAGPVPARGCVLLYAKRSLPYGACLTVRDAPRFITGEAAFGMDAGRYYARKNVYMSVFSRPGNTLLTGMSSSLLMRAADMTRHAVIRSARLLPKEAGGFLTGMLMGSRDYISDELYRACIGCGIIHLLAASGFHCGLVALAVGLCLGPIPDHRVKSLCVILCLWFYVLLTGCAPGAVRGALCVTLFLAGSLLGRGCTKPSYTLLLSALVILCVSPSQLFDVGFRLSYVCAAALLVIAPYLSMPVRSARRRGRLGAGAAHAGLLLAASAAVALAVLPFQIYYFNYVSLAGFLLGIPLCAVITCYFYMGVIAMLCSAIPLTGQAAAWVAGPAGDFTVWLIRQAGDASRLWTVGVLPPAAVIVWYLCAALVILLLWRRFGERRSEDV; encoded by the coding sequence ATGCGGCGTATCCTGTTTGCGGGAGACCCCTTCCCTCCCCGAAGGCTCCTGCTGGTCACAGTATATTATATCCTCGGTATCCTTGCCGGGGATGTTTGTTCTTTCGGAGTCTGTCTTCTGCTGGCCCTTATACCTCTGGCTGCGGGAGCCCGGGTCCGCAGCTCCTTTGTGTGCCTGCTGGCCCTGTGCTTCGCGGCAGGCTCCGGCATCTACACCCTCCACAGGCTCCTGCCCCCGGACCACATAGCCAATATCACCTCCCCGGTCACTGCAGTATCCGGCACCGTGGTGAGCGTCCCCGAGTTTTCCTGCTATGAAGGGCAGCTGATGCGCGTCACCTCCGCCGAGACCCCTGCGGGCCCCGTGCCGGCCCGGGGCTGCGTGCTCCTCTATGCCAAAAGGTCCCTGCCTTACGGCGCCTGCCTCACTGTCAGGGACGCTCCCCGCTTTATCACCGGCGAGGCTGCCTTCGGCATGGACGCAGGCAGGTATTATGCCCGGAAAAACGTGTATATGTCCGTATTCTCCCGTCCCGGGAATACGCTGCTTACCGGCATGTCCTCTTCCTTGCTCATGAGAGCGGCGGATATGACCCGCCACGCCGTCATCCGGAGCGCCCGGCTCCTGCCGAAGGAGGCCGGGGGCTTTTTGACCGGCATGCTGATGGGCAGCCGGGACTACATTTCCGACGAGCTCTACCGGGCCTGCATCGGCTGCGGCATCATCCATCTGCTGGCGGCCTCCGGCTTTCACTGCGGACTGGTGGCTCTGGCCGTGGGTCTCTGTCTGGGGCCCATCCCCGACCACCGGGTCAAAAGCCTCTGCGTCATACTCTGTCTGTGGTTCTACGTGCTGCTCACCGGCTGCGCTCCCGGGGCTGTCCGGGGCGCCCTGTGCGTCACTCTGTTTCTTGCGGGCTCCCTGCTGGGGAGAGGCTGCACCAAGCCCTCCTACACCCTGCTTCTGAGCGCCCTTGTGATACTCTGCGTAAGTCCCTCCCAGCTCTTCGACGTGGGCTTCAGGCTGTCCTACGTGTGCGCCGCCGCCCTGCTGGTCATTGCGCCCTATCTGTCCATGCCTGTACGCAGCGCCCGGCGCCGGGGCAGACTGGGAGCCGGAGCCGCTCACGCAGGGCTGCTCCTGGCGGCCTCTGCCGCCGTGGCTCTGGCGGTGCTGCCCTTTCAGATATATTATTTCAACTACGTCTCCCTCGCGGGCTTCCTGCTGGGAATCCCTCTCTGCGCCGTGATCACCTGCTATTTTTACATGGGCGTCATCGCCATGCTGTGCTCAGCCATACCTCTCACGGGGCAGGCGGCGGCATGGGTGGCGGGTCCTGCGGGAGACTTCACCGTCTGGCTCATCAGGCAGGCGGGAGACGCCTCCCGGCTGTGGACGGTGGGAGTCCTGCCTCCGGCTGCAGTCATAGTCTGGTATCTGTGCGCGGCTCTGGTGATACTGCTCCTGTGGAGAAGGTTCGGTGAAAGGAGGTCCGAAGATGTATAA